The genomic stretch TTGCAGTTGCCGGTGTTCGACTATTCAGCCCTGATGAACGACAACGCCGCGCTGCTGCAATGGTTGCTGGCCGTGCGCGACATCGGCCTGACCCAGGTGCGCGGCGTGCCCACCGAACCCGGTTCGCTGAAGCTGATCGCCCAGCGCATTTCGTTCATCCGCGAGAGCAATTTCGGCGTACTGTTCAACGTGCAATCCAAGGCCGATGCCGACAGCAATGCCTACACCGCTTTCAACCTGCCGTTGCACACCGACCTGCCGACTCGCGAGCTGCAACCGGGGCTGCAATTTCTGCATTGTCTGGTGAACGACGCCGAGGGTGGCGAGAGTATTTTCGTCGACGGTTTTGCGATTGCCGAAGCCTTGCGTCAGGAAGATCCCGCGTCGTTCAAGGCGCTGTGCGAAATCCCGGTGGAGTTTCGCAACAAGGATCGCCACAGCGACTATCGCTGCCTCGCCCCGATCATCGCCCTGGATGCCTTGGGCCGGGTTGCGGAAATCCGCATGGCCAACTTTCTGCGCGGCGCGTTCGACACCTCAGTCGAGCAAATGCCCCTGCTGTATCGCGCGTATCGACGCTTCATCGCCATGACTCGCGAGCCGCGCTTCCGGCTGATGCAGCGGCTCAATCCGGGCGAGTTGTGGTGCTTCGACAACCGCCGCACCCTGCATGCGCGCAACGCCTTCGACCCGACCACCGGAGCCCGGCATTTCCAGGGCTGCTACATCGATCGGGATGAGTTGTTGTCACGGATTCTGGTGTTACAACGCTAGACCGCGTCATCGTTATTCGCAGGCAAAAAAAGCCCCGATGCAAGCCGTGACAGGATCGGGGCGAGGGTACTGTTGAGGAGCTGCCGTGCCGAGGGTGACCAAACCTTCGTGAAGCGAGCTGGGTTCAGTGTGCCCACTCCCCGATACGGCAAGTTAGCCGAAAACGACATGCTCATAGCCAATGTGGACACTGCGACAAATCGCCCTTGCCGTGCCTGGGCAGGCCTACCAGAATCGAGCCACGACCTCCGTTGCCGAAGAAGGATTCGCGTCATGATGTATGCCGATTTGATCGATCAGGAAGACCTGTTGGGCCAACTCAAGTCGTTGGGATTCGAAGTACCGTCGGGCTCGTCTGCCCAGCAGGCCTGTGAGTGCGCCGTGCGGGGCCTGGACGATGTGCGGGCCAATACGTTGCGCACCATGGTCAAGCAGATGTACACCAGCAGCGCGAGTATTCAGCCGACCGTGCGTGAGGCCATCGACAAGCAGTTGCTGCCGGCCCTGGCGCAGTACCAGCAGACCCGCGCCTGACATCCCGGGCGTTTGCTAGAGTGGTGGCCTTGATGACCACCACGAGCGAACGCCGATGTCCCTTATCCAGACCTGCCAGTCCAGCGAGCAATCGGGCTGGCTGCCCCTGCGCCAGGCCCTCTGGCCCGATGCTTCGGAACACGAACATCGCGATGAAATCGAGCAGCAACTGAAAGCGCCGCAGCGCTATATCAACTTCATCGCCTACGACACGCAGAACCATCCCGTCGGCCTCGCCGAAGCCTCATTGCGCACCGATTACGTCAACGGCACCGACAGCTCGCCGGTGGTGTATCTGGAAGGCATCTACGTGGTGCCAGAACAGCGCCGCCATGGCGTGGCCGCCCGGTTGATCGAGCACGTTGCGCAGTGGGGACGAGAAAACGGCTGCGTGGAAATGGCTTCCGACACCGGTGTCGACAACCTGACTAGTCAAGCGACGCACAAGGCGCTCGGCTTCGAGGAAACCGAGCGCGTCGTGTACTTCAAACGCGCGCTCTGATCAGAGGCGCACGCTGGCAAAGGTCGACTCGTTGCGCGCCTGGCTCAGCGCCGACATCGGCCCGGACAGCGGCGACATCACGATGGCCTGCGGCAGCGGTAGCATCGCCACCTGCTGGGTGGTGTTGGAACCGACGCGCTCGTCACGCGGCGGAATGCCGAAGTATTCGCGGTAGCACTTGGAGAAGTGCGGCGTCGACACAAACCCGCAGACCGACGCCACTTCGATGATCGACATCGGCGTCTGCTTGAGCAATTGCCGGGCACGGATCAGGCGCAGCTTGAGGTAGTAGCGCGACGGCGAGCAGTGCAGGTATTTCTGGAACAGGCGCTCGAGCTGGCGACGGGACACGGCGACGTACACCGCCAGTTCGTCGAGGTCGATCGGCTCTTCCAGGTTGGCTTCCATCAGCGCAACGATTTCCTGCAGTTTCGGCTGGTTGGTGCCGAGCATGTGCTTGAGCGGCA from Pseudomonas allokribbensis encodes the following:
- a CDS encoding gamma-butyrobetaine dioxygenase — encoded protein: MQTAAAVADFRTYPLISALNGVQNLADRVLIEWADGRVSPFHHVWLRDNCPCPQCVYSVTREQVFEIVDAAQDLSPSAAHIDTNGCLRIDWQDGHFSRFDAGWLRAHAYDDETRAERLAAKPKAFLWRSDLQLPVFDYSALMNDNAALLQWLLAVRDIGLTQVRGVPTEPGSLKLIAQRISFIRESNFGVLFNVQSKADADSNAYTAFNLPLHTDLPTRELQPGLQFLHCLVNDAEGGESIFVDGFAIAEALRQEDPASFKALCEIPVEFRNKDRHSDYRCLAPIIALDALGRVAEIRMANFLRGAFDTSVEQMPLLYRAYRRFIAMTREPRFRLMQRLNPGELWCFDNRRTLHARNAFDPTTGARHFQGCYIDRDELLSRILVLQR
- the aac(6') gene encoding aminoglycoside 6'-N-acetyltransferase — translated: MSLIQTCQSSEQSGWLPLRQALWPDASEHEHRDEIEQQLKAPQRYINFIAYDTQNHPVGLAEASLRTDYVNGTDSSPVVYLEGIYVVPEQRRHGVAARLIEHVAQWGRENGCVEMASDTGVDNLTSQATHKALGFEETERVVYFKRAL